A window from Rhinolophus sinicus isolate RSC01 linkage group LG01, ASM3656204v1, whole genome shotgun sequence encodes these proteins:
- the NECTIN3 gene encoding nectin-3 isoform X4 codes for MARTPGPASLCPGGGKAQLSSASPPGAGLLLPPPTPPTLLLLLLFPLLLFSRLCGALAGPIIVEPHVTAVWGKNVSLKCLIEVNETITQISWEKIHGKSSQTVAVHHPQYGFSVQGEYQGRVLFKNYSLNDATITLHNIGFSDSGKYICKAVTFPLGNAQSSTTVTVLVEPTVSLIKGPDSLIDGGNETVAAICIAATGKPVAHINWEGDLGEMESTTTTFPNETTTIVSQYKLFPTRFARGRRITCVVKHPALEKDIRYSFILDIQYAPEVSVTGYDGNWFVGRKGVNLKCNADANPPPFKSVWSRLDGQWPDGLLASDNTLHFVHPLTFNYSGVYVCKVTNSLGQRSDQKVIYISDPPTTTTLQPTVQWHPSTADIEDLATEPKKLPFPLSTLATIKDDTIGTIIASVVGGALFVILVSVLAGIFCYRRRRTFRGDYFAKNYIPPSDMQKESQIDVLQQDELDSYPDSVKKENKNPVNNLIRKDYLEEPEKTQWNNVENLNRFERPMDYYEDLKMGMKFVSDEHYDENEDDLVSHVDGSVISRREWYV; via the exons gTGCCTTAGCTGGACCAATAATTGTGGAGCCTCATGTCACAGCAGTATGGGGAAAGAATGTTTCCCTGAAGTGTTTGATTGAAGTAAATGAAACTATAACACAAATTTCATGGGAGAAGATACATGGCAAAAGTTCACAGACTGTTGCTGTTCATCATCCTCAATATGGATTTTCTGTTCAAGGAGAATATCAGGGAAGAGTCTTGTTTAAAAACTATTCACTTAATGATGCAACAATTACTCTACATAACATAGGATTTTCTGATTCtggaaaatacatatgtaaagcTGTTACATTCCCACTTGGAAATGCTCAGTCCTCTACAACTGTAACTGTATTAG ttGAACCCACTGTGAGCCTGATTAAAGGGCCAGATTCTTTAATTGATGGAGGAAATGAAACAGTGGCAGCCATTTGTATCGCAGCCACTGGAAAACCAGTTGCACATATTAATTGGGAAGGTGATCTTGGTGAGATGGAATCCACTACAACTACTTTtccaaatgaaacaacaacaatTGTCAGCCAATACAAGCTGTTTCCAACCAGATTTGCTAGAGGAAGGCGAATTACTTGTGTTGTAAAACATCCAGCCTTGGAAAAGGACATCCGATATTCTTTCATATTAGATATACAGT acGCTCCAGAGGTTTCAGTAACAGGCTATGATGGAAATTGGTTTGTAGGAAGAAAAGGTGTTAATCTCAAGTGTAATGCTGATGCAAATCCACCACCCTTCAAATCTGTGTGGAGCAG GTTGGATGGACAGTGGCCTGATGGCTTATTGGCTTCAGACAATACTCTGCATTTTGTCCATCCACTGACTTTCAATTATTCTGGTGTTTATGTCTGTAAAGTGACAAATTCCCTTGGTCAAAGAAGTGATCAAAAGGTCATCTACATTTCAG ATCCTCCTACTACTACCACCCTTCAGCCTACAGTTCAATGGCATCCCTCAACTGCTGACATCGAGGATCTAGCAACAGAACCAAAAAAATTGCCCTTCCCATTGTCAACTTTGGCAACAATTAAGGATGACACAATTGGCACGATCATTGCTAGTGTAGTGGGTGGGGCTCTCTTCGTAATACTTGTAAGTGTTTTGGCTGGAATATTCTGCTATAGGAGAAGACGGACGTTTCGTGGAGACTACTTTGCCAAGAACTACATTCCACCATCAGATATGCAAAAAGAATCACAAATAGATGTTCTTCAACAGGATGAGCTTGATTCTTACCCAGAcagtgtaaaaaaagaaaacaaaaatccagtgAACAATCTAATACGGAAAGACTACTTAGAAGAGCCTGAAAAAACTCAGTGGAACAATGTAGAAAATCTCAATAGGTTTGAAAGACCAATGGATTATTACGAAGATCTAAAAATGGGAATGAAGTTCGTCAGTGATGAACATTATGACGAAAATGAAGATGACTTAGTTTCTCATGTAGATGGTTCAGTAATTTCCAGGAGGGAGTGGTATGTTTAG